The DNA window TCGATTAACCGGTATTTTACCTATATTTGCGTTCTTTAGGATAATACAATTTAAAAGAGATAAGGGTTTGATGTACAGGTTGTTATTTATGTTTGCTTTCCTGATGGGTTCGTTTTTTGCGCAGGCACAAGATGTTTTAAGCAAATTGGAAAAGGAATATAGTCATGCTTCAAACCAAACCACAGAGCAATTGAATCTGGCTCCCAAATATGCTACAGCTTTATTTTTCCATAATTTAAAATTAAAATCCTATCAGATTTTAGAAACTAACATTTCCATCGCAACAAAACAGAACGATGGCAGGTATGCCACTATTTTATATGCTGTGCAAGCGATGAACTATCGGCTTGATAATAAACAGGCTGAATCATTCAAAAGCCTGGAAATGGCGAAGCAGTATAGTGTAAAGACGAACAGTAACGAGGCTAAAGGCTACTTTGAATATGCCAGGGGCTGGATTTTAACACGTAATAATAAAACAACCGATGCCGTTGCTACTTACCTGAAAGCAATTAATTATTATGAAAATTCCCCAACGACTTCTACATTGTATGGGAGATTTGGGAATGTAGCCAAAGAATTATCTACTATTTATTCCAACCTGAATGAATATCAGTTGGAGGAAAAATACAGCAAGCAGTTTTTGCTGTTGGCATCCAAACAGCACGATCCCAATCTTATCTTCGACGCCTATATGCGGATGGGATACGTGTACGAACAAAAATACACCCAGAATCCTTCGAATATAGATTTTAGAAATAGGGCAGAGCAATATTATCTGCAGGCTATTACGACTTTTAACAAAAATAAGGAGACTATGCTTAACAAGACCAGTCTTTCTTATGCGGCTATTAATTTAGCTAATTTGTATACCGGTTTTAATAGAGAGAAGGCGATGAAATATGCCGAATTAGCCAATAAAGTGAGTCTGGAAACCGGTGATGCCATACATATTGCATCATCATTTGGAATTTTAGCTGAGCTGGCCGCACAAAATAAAGATTACGATTTGGCTAAGTCTTACTTTCTCAAAGCGTCCATGGAAATTGGGAAAAGCCCTGTCAGAGATCATAATATAGAATTATCCATTCTCGAATCATTATCCCAAATTAGCGAAGAGCAAGGCAATTATAAAGAAGCCCTGACGTATTATAAAAGCTATGTTGATAAATACAAAAGCGTTTACGATCAGGAAAAACTTGACATTACCAAGAAATTAGAATCACAGTTTGAGAAAGAACGACAAGAACAAAAATACATCAAGCTGCAGCTCGAAAGTGATAAAAAAGCACAACAAATTAAGCTGATCAACATTCTTCGTGCACAACGTGAACAGGTTTACAACAACTTAAAACTGGTCGAAGAAAACCAACGTGAACGACTCAAGTTTTCAGAACTTGAATCGGAGAAAAAAGAACAGCAGCTTCGCTTGGCAAAGCTGGAAACCGAGCAAAAAAACAATGATATTAATAGCTATAA is part of the Chryseobacterium lactis genome and encodes:
- a CDS encoding ATP-binding protein is translated as MYRLLFMFAFLMGSFFAQAQDVLSKLEKEYSHASNQTTEQLNLAPKYATALFFHNLKLKSYQILETNISIATKQNDGRYATILYAVQAMNYRLDNKQAESFKSLEMAKQYSVKTNSNEAKGYFEYARGWILTRNNKTTDAVATYLKAINYYENSPTTSTLYGRFGNVAKELSTIYSNLNEYQLEEKYSKQFLLLASKQHDPNLIFDAYMRMGYVYEQKYTQNPSNIDFRNRAEQYYLQAITTFNKNKETMLNKTSLSYAAINLANLYTGFNREKAMKYAELANKVSLETGDAIHIASSFGILAELAAQNKDYDLAKSYFLKASMEIGKSPVRDHNIELSILESLSQISEEQGNYKEALTYYKSYVDKYKSVYDQEKLDITKKLESQFEKERQEQKYIKLQLESDKKAQQIKLINILRAQREQVYNNLKLVEENQRERLKFSELESEKKEQQLRLAKLETEQKNNDINSYKKLLAFKEKINTYYIIFIVIFIVLIILLLYAFKQRAKSMKQRDELHVLAIDKEKQNSKISTLTALLEGQEQERGRLARDLHDGLGGLLSGTKLQLSILDPHQSENIEEGISKSIGQIDGAVEELRRVAHNLMPDLLIKYGLEAAIREFATRISNSGLEIHTEFINYSHSLSQEKQLIIYRIIQELVNNTIKHADASEVIIQLSEEENAVNLTVEDDGKGFDHTNLEVRKTAGFHNIESRVQFLKGTMNITSELNVGTSIELQIPIH